One part of the Desulfonema ishimotonii genome encodes these proteins:
- a CDS encoding NACHT domain-containing protein, which yields MTQHKESIAEKNARASARGRYFEWLYRRFRPVRLLEMVDEEPGPVSLRQIFVPLQAGHEDMDEEKMSGPEEVREETLPGEGVWDLLVQEPFVALSGRPGSGKTTLVHALVVELCGQHSSNLRKQLAGNRGIAPIPLILRNLPDLESVRTLDELLECWWREAGIQAEDDNLRLDIPRLRDSFDRSKEAYPALLMFDGIDEVGGTEMRSRIFQMAAEAANLGFRVLVTGRPTGFHDLPELNGKAECLLRSDCDTVVSSKEKIYHVLPFAWEQIERFVRDWYTLRNDWKRKRQAGIENFLNALQDSRRRYLLTLARRPIFLTLMALVHCSRNEMPDGRGALYKAIIDLYLVRQERHRQLKETTEGKPMPHWPETEKRMVLGYLAYESQVRGSRQKKDEPEKRRMVWKREEMLTTIREQLSSRKYGRFTDIRPEDAEDLLRYFLHPAGLLTEPEEERIQFAHLSFQEYLCADFLAGRSKENYLKKELFSRLGRPGWDEVGMLLLTIRAEQERNEGHFEILSWLDLSDVHQADLFIRAYTGRELPFTERDLEEWLPVAMGCALVHPDAKFVKRLSRLPEAIQQQGIELLIQMFEAEDHEKQWDVLLDRLEKMPPFCIEDCLTDNPMFEKMKTRWLNPENDSSWYVEFDDEEARAYSLFLLFAKTKWRKNQKEESQIQSLVISSENRITKNIATWIQKKYPIHKNSKILLFSIFLSRKKTEKFFLPVITNAAMALEALVPSEGLLFDTLCEHIPLDAFILQGISSNDLINSMRCMPTLLMISYPRQFIISHKTILGLGLYQAVTLAEGASGHNNIYDEYTKIRGKYQFILFFSNRSRRSYLSLKLFRDRHKFIFNSLKLNRYRSLSLNLSMERGQKRPFYIYRYPYLFGKEYNHLKERLEKIENKLTRINKDAKNELCFYLALEHFGYQYAAHDWFDEQAENPDLMCRRGLRPGEPLPKEFGLFDNDGRPLPVQNRKNWVRLRQWLDDDDAVLEFFFPDGLPDENRENLLAQTDLLRKQPWSPQAALDAVLADWPEDEPERPYTMEHAEAQLEKACDEFLKAVGENGKAGE from the coding sequence ATGACGCAGCATAAAGAGAGCATTGCGGAGAAAAATGCCCGCGCTTCGGCCAGGGGGCGGTATTTTGAGTGGCTGTACCGGCGGTTCCGCCCTGTGCGGCTTCTGGAGATGGTGGACGAGGAGCCGGGGCCGGTCAGCCTGCGGCAGATTTTCGTGCCGTTGCAGGCCGGGCATGAGGACATGGACGAGGAAAAGATGTCCGGGCCGGAGGAGGTGCGGGAGGAGACATTGCCGGGCGAGGGCGTGTGGGATTTGCTGGTCCAGGAGCCGTTTGTGGCATTGTCCGGCAGGCCGGGCAGCGGCAAGACCACGCTGGTTCATGCGCTGGTGGTGGAACTGTGCGGGCAGCATTCCAGCAATCTGCGGAAGCAACTGGCCGGGAACAGGGGCATTGCGCCCATCCCGCTGATTTTGCGGAATCTGCCGGACCTGGAATCCGTGCGGACGCTGGATGAACTGCTGGAATGCTGGTGGCGTGAGGCCGGAATTCAGGCCGAAGATGACAATCTGCGGCTGGATATTCCCCGGCTGAGGGATTCCTTTGACCGGAGCAAAGAGGCATATCCGGCCCTGCTCATGTTTGACGGCATTGACGAAGTGGGCGGGACGGAGATGCGCAGCCGGATTTTTCAGATGGCGGCGGAGGCGGCCAATCTAGGCTTCCGGGTGCTGGTGACAGGTCGGCCCACGGGATTTCACGATCTGCCCGAACTCAACGGAAAGGCTGAATGCTTGCTGCGCTCTGACTGTGACACCGTGGTCTCGTCCAAAGAAAAAATATATCATGTGCTGCCCTTTGCCTGGGAACAGATCGAACGGTTTGTTCGGGACTGGTACACTCTGCGCAATGACTGGAAACGCAAGCGGCAGGCAGGCATTGAAAATTTCCTGAACGCGCTGCAAGATTCCCGCAGGCGTTATCTGCTGACGCTGGCCCGACGGCCCATTTTTCTGACGCTCATGGCCCTGGTTCACTGCTCCCGGAACGAAATGCCAGACGGGCGGGGCGCATTGTACAAGGCCATCATCGACCTGTATCTGGTGCGGCAGGAGCGCCACCGTCAACTGAAAGAGACGACCGAGGGAAAGCCCATGCCCCACTGGCCGGAGACGGAAAAGCGGATGGTGCTGGGCTATCTGGCCTATGAGAGCCAGGTCAGAGGCAGCAGGCAGAAAAAGGATGAGCCGGAAAAGCGGCGGATGGTCTGGAAGCGGGAGGAGATGCTCACCACCATCCGGGAACAGTTGTCCTCCCGGAAATATGGCCGGTTTACAGACATCCGGCCCGAAGACGCCGAAGACCTGCTCCGTTATTTTCTTCATCCTGCCGGACTGCTGACAGAGCCGGAAGAAGAGCGCATCCAGTTTGCCCATCTCAGCTTTCAGGAATATCTGTGCGCCGACTTTCTGGCCGGACGCTCGAAAGAAAATTATCTGAAAAAAGAGCTGTTTTCACGCCTGGGACGGCCCGGCTGGGATGAAGTGGGAATGCTGCTGCTGACCATCCGGGCGGAACAGGAGCGGAACGAGGGCCATTTTGAAATACTGAGCTGGCTCGATCTTTCGGATGTGCATCAGGCCGACCTGTTTATCAGGGCATACACCGGGCGGGAACTGCCGTTCACAGAAAGGGATCTTGAAGAATGGTTGCCCGTGGCAATGGGCTGTGCTTTGGTTCACCCAGATGCGAAGTTTGTAAAACGCCTGTCCCGACTGCCCGAAGCAATTCAGCAGCAGGGCATTGAACTGCTTATTCAGATGTTTGAGGCTGAAGACCATGAAAAACAGTGGGATGTGTTGCTGGACAGGCTAGAAAAAATGCCGCCTTTTTGCATTGAAGATTGTCTGACAGACAACCCCATGTTTGAAAAGATGAAAACGCGCTGGCTCAATCCTGAAAATGATTCAAGCTGGTATGTTGAATTTGATGATGAAGAAGCAAGAGCTTATTCATTATTCCTTTTATTTGCAAAGACAAAATGGAGAAAAAATCAAAAAGAAGAAAGCCAGATACAATCTCTTGTGATTTCATCTGAAAATCGGATAACAAAAAATATTGCGACATGGATTCAAAAAAAATATCCGATACATAAAAATTCAAAAATCTTACTTTTTTCAATTTTTTTATCTCGAAAAAAAACTGAAAAATTTTTTTTACCAGTTATTACTAACGCAGCTATGGCACTTGAGGCTTTAGTCCCATCTGAAGGCTTATTGTTTGATACTTTATGTGAACATATTCCGTTAGATGCCTTTATCTTACAGGGAATAAGCTCAAACGATCTTATTAATAGCATGCGCTGTATGCCAACTTTATTGATGATTTCATATCCGAGACAATTTATAATATCCCACAAAACCATCTTGGGTTTAGGTTTATATCAAGCGGTTACACTTGCCGAAGGGGCATCGGGTCACAATAATATTTATGATGAATATACTAAAATCAGAGGCAAGTATCAATTTATACTTTTTTTCTCGAATCGCTCACGACGTTCATATCTTTCACTTAAACTTTTTAGAGATCGACATAAATTTATATTTAATTCTTTGAAACTAAATCGCTATCGTTCTCTGTCCTTAAATTTATCTATGGAAAGAGGTCAAAAAAGGCCTTTTTATATATACAGATACCCATACTTATTTGGCAAAGAATATAATCACCTTAAGGAGCGATTAGAAAAAATTGAAAACAAATTAACGCGAATAAATAAAGATGCTAAAAACGAGTTATGTTTTTATCTGGCGCTGGAACACTTCGGCTACCAATACGCGGCCCACGACTGGTTCGACGAACAGGCGGAAAACCCGGACCTGATGTGCCGCCGGGGTCTGCGTCCGGGCGAGCCGCTGCCCAAAGAATTCGGCCTGTTTGACAATGACGGACGCCCCCTGCCCGTGCAGAACCGGAAAAACTGGGTCCGCCTGCGCCAGTGGCTGGACGATGACGACGCCGTGCTGGAGTTCTTCTTCCCGGACGGCCTGCCGGACGAAAACCGGGAAAACCTGCTGGCCCAGACGGACCTGCTCCGCAAACAGCCCTGGTCCCCCCAGGCCGCACTGGACGCGGTTCTGGCCGACTGGCCCGAAGACGAACCGGAACGGCCCTACACAATGGAACACGCGGAAGCGCAGCTTGAAAAGGCGTGTGATGAATTCTTAAAAGCCGTCGGGGAAAACGGGAAAGCCGGGGAATAA
- a CDS encoding KAP family P-loop NTPase fold protein, with amino-acid sequence MNQKYLNDQWTLEDDLGIAGTGDLLARMALEVQPPFSVRVTGKWGSGKTSVLRRAFATLGGQPIQQAVPLGQNVKETGSAEWEKWIYDSEKGRRQEVLQWPADLYAIAEQSLCVWYSPWQHQGTDNPLIPLLLEIQAQFSTRIRMKKKLLDINRRGGLAALALIEQVIDVAASLTFQKNVKLAQGTTDRVRKAWKEAEPNLTGLSDGQRFHLLFEDAVKNILLSLSKKKKIELLEDERLIVFIDDLDRCEESVVVNLLEYIKLYLGSPHCVFVLGIDDNAVLGAMKRTWDGRSDEDNREYLEKMFQATLAVPLPRPDRIQAGIRAQLKAHKFPDDKDEQGHDCAAIIEKLLEPNPRKIKNFCNSLCASWNQFRGYENESENYARKFILFHYLRLFHRPVWRLLERQPRTLPLLHRVLTNSPDPVAIENFDEESQRLLKELFERAFSHVLMDNTANKSDEDLIKYHRSMDLDQAMQLFQERLDSKRSDEFFIKLFKSLLVDENEELGEDFLCLPGLKPDEAKAEPEQASSPD; translated from the coding sequence ATGAATCAAAAATACCTGAATGATCAGTGGACCCTGGAAGATGATCTGGGCATTGCCGGAACCGGCGACCTGCTGGCGCGGATGGCCCTGGAGGTGCAGCCGCCGTTTTCAGTGCGCGTCACCGGGAAATGGGGATCGGGAAAGACCAGCGTGTTACGGCGGGCCTTTGCCACGCTGGGCGGTCAGCCCATTCAGCAGGCCGTGCCGCTGGGGCAAAATGTGAAAGAAACGGGAAGCGCCGAATGGGAGAAATGGATTTATGACAGCGAAAAAGGTCGCCGTCAGGAAGTATTGCAATGGCCTGCCGATCTCTATGCAATTGCCGAACAAAGCCTTTGCGTCTGGTATTCGCCCTGGCAGCATCAGGGAACAGACAATCCGCTGATTCCCCTTCTTCTGGAGATTCAGGCCCAGTTCAGCACCCGGATAAGAATGAAAAAAAAGTTATTGGATATCAACCGCCGGGGCGGTCTGGCGGCATTGGCGCTGATTGAGCAGGTCATTGATGTTGCGGCAAGTCTGACGTTTCAGAAAAACGTGAAACTGGCACAGGGCACAACTGACAGGGTCCGAAAGGCGTGGAAAGAGGCCGAACCGAATCTTACGGGACTGAGCGATGGGCAACGCTTTCACCTGTTGTTTGAAGACGCGGTGAAAAATATTTTACTGAGTTTGTCCAAAAAGAAAAAAATCGAATTACTTGAGGATGAACGCCTCATTGTCTTCATTGATGATCTGGACCGGTGCGAGGAATCGGTGGTTGTCAACCTGCTGGAGTATATCAAACTCTATCTGGGCAGCCCGCACTGCGTGTTTGTTCTGGGGATTGACGACAACGCGGTACTGGGGGCCATGAAGCGCACATGGGACGGGCGCAGCGATGAAGACAACCGGGAATATCTGGAAAAGATGTTTCAGGCCACCCTTGCCGTGCCGCTGCCCAGGCCGGACAGAATTCAGGCCGGAATCCGGGCGCAGCTCAAAGCGCATAAATTCCCCGATGATAAAGATGAACAGGGGCATGACTGCGCGGCCATCATTGAAAAATTGCTGGAGCCGAATCCCCGGAAGATCAAGAATTTCTGCAACAGCCTGTGCGCGTCGTGGAACCAGTTTCGGGGGTATGAAAATGAAAGCGAAAACTACGCGCGGAAGTTTATTTTATTTCACTATCTTCGGCTGTTTCATCGCCCGGTGTGGCGGCTTCTGGAGCGGCAACCCCGGACATTGCCCCTGCTGCACCGTGTGTTAACCAACAGCCCTGATCCTGTTGCCATAGAGAATTTTGACGAAGAAAGCCAACGGTTGCTTAAGGAATTGTTTGAACGCGCCTTCTCGCATGTACTCATGGATAACACTGCCAATAAAAGCGACGAGGATCTGATTAAATACCACCGCAGCATGGATTTGGATCAGGCAATGCAATTGTTTCAGGAACGGTTGGACAGCAAGCGCTCAGATGAATTTTTTATAAAACTGTTCAAGTCGCTGCTGGTGGATGAAAATGAAGAGTTGGGCGAAGATTTTCTGTGTCTGCCGGGTTTGAAACCCGATGAAGCCAAAGCGGAGCCAGAACAGGCGTCGTCACCGGATTAA
- a CDS encoding PaaI family thioesterase: MEKLPRYSECFICGRDNPAGTDITFIRTEEGVACEYLAAPKHNGYRGIIHGGIISALLDECVGWAVSLRAGRMCVTGELTIRFRKSLPVSTKVTVKGFCDPEQKTRRLFRGYGHIEDEAGTVYAKAEGRFFPMSEEAQKPVFECLKMADAPEKAVTPADIWGEDCRK; this comes from the coding sequence ATGGAAAAACTACCGAGATATTCCGAGTGTTTTATCTGTGGCCGGGACAATCCGGCAGGTACGGACATCACTTTTATCAGGACCGAAGAGGGGGTGGCGTGCGAATATCTGGCGGCCCCGAAACATAACGGGTACAGGGGCATCATTCACGGAGGGATCATATCAGCGCTTCTGGACGAGTGCGTCGGCTGGGCCGTGAGTCTGAGGGCCGGGCGGATGTGCGTGACCGGCGAACTGACCATCCGGTTCAGAAAGTCGCTGCCGGTCAGTACCAAAGTGACGGTGAAGGGCTTTTGTGATCCTGAACAGAAAACACGTCGGCTTTTCAGGGGATATGGCCATATTGAGGATGAGGCCGGGACGGTCTACGCCAAAGCAGAGGGGAGATTTTTCCCCATGTCCGAAGAAGCCCAGAAACCGGTGTTTGAGTGTCTGAAGATGGCGGATGCGCCGGAAAAAGCCGTGACTCCGGCGGATATCTGGGGTGAGGATTGCCGGAAATAA